Proteins found in one Collinsella aerofaciens genomic segment:
- a CDS encoding amidohydrolase, with translation MPMQHIDRIIRSKNVFTAQDGIDTARELAIAIAGDRIVAVGAPDDVIAAASAATSVIDYGEQFVCPGFHDAHLHFFHTSVGSSPYMLMDMGTSEAALVQHALEFSQDLPDDAWVVTQGWRDYRWDPPEHPTKASLDAAFPDRPCVMYSGDGHTLWLNSRALEALGVTRDSEPPAGGSYDKDANGELTGIAHEAAGMQLLPRCLEWLGEDRIASAYSDQMRRMAEQGITSICDMSLMPMPGCDFIRDDVYDKLQAAGKLGIRAHLFPTLLDDQSRLEELQARYANNALLSAPGFKQFFDGVSSEHTAYLTEPYTNPRFPGDQGRLTVPAERMRKLVLAAAERGHTVRIHVIGDGAIHAALDIFEEAAELYGLPQHCHNTLEHLENLLPEDIDRLRKLNVVASSQPCHITLDPGGPERDLGLERSRIMWPFATYKQRGIRQAFGTDSPITPVTSMNVLYTAITRQDPKSHWPEGGWLPSERIDAATALRNYTLGSAYAAGDEQNLGSLEPGKYADLVVLDQNPLTVDPQELQATKVQATYLAGNLIYER, from the coding sequence ATGCCCATGCAACATATCGATCGGATTATCCGTTCCAAGAACGTCTTTACCGCGCAAGACGGCATCGATACCGCCCGCGAGCTGGCGATTGCCATCGCAGGCGACCGTATCGTCGCAGTCGGTGCGCCCGACGACGTGATCGCCGCCGCTTCTGCCGCCACGTCGGTTATCGACTACGGCGAACAGTTTGTCTGCCCCGGTTTCCATGACGCTCATCTGCACTTCTTCCATACCTCGGTCGGCTCCTCGCCGTACATGCTCATGGATATGGGCACGTCCGAGGCGGCGCTGGTGCAACATGCGCTCGAGTTTTCCCAGGACCTGCCCGACGACGCTTGGGTTGTGACGCAGGGCTGGCGCGACTACCGTTGGGACCCGCCCGAGCATCCTACCAAGGCGTCGCTCGATGCGGCATTCCCCGATCGTCCCTGCGTTATGTATTCGGGCGACGGACACACGCTTTGGCTCAACAGCCGCGCACTCGAGGCGCTCGGCGTCACACGCGACAGCGAGCCGCCAGCGGGCGGCAGCTACGACAAGGATGCAAACGGTGAGCTCACGGGCATTGCTCACGAGGCGGCTGGCATGCAGCTGCTACCGCGCTGCCTTGAGTGGCTGGGGGAGGATCGCATTGCAAGCGCTTACTCCGATCAAATGAGGCGTATGGCCGAGCAGGGCATCACCTCGATATGCGATATGTCGCTCATGCCCATGCCGGGCTGTGACTTTATTCGCGACGATGTTTACGACAAGCTGCAAGCCGCCGGCAAGCTGGGCATCCGCGCCCATCTGTTTCCCACGCTGCTGGATGACCAATCGCGCTTGGAAGAGCTGCAGGCTCGCTATGCGAACAACGCGCTGCTCTCGGCGCCTGGTTTTAAGCAGTTCTTCGACGGCGTGTCGAGCGAACACACGGCGTATCTCACCGAGCCCTATACCAATCCGCGCTTCCCGGGCGATCAGGGCCGTTTGACAGTTCCTGCCGAGCGCATGCGTAAGCTGGTTCTGGCGGCTGCGGAGCGCGGCCACACCGTGCGTATCCACGTCATCGGCGACGGTGCCATCCATGCCGCGCTCGATATCTTTGAGGAGGCCGCCGAACTGTACGGCCTGCCCCAGCACTGCCATAATACGCTCGAGCATCTGGAGAACCTCTTGCCCGAGGACATCGATCGTCTACGCAAGCTTAACGTCGTTGCCTCGAGCCAGCCCTGTCACATTACACTCGACCCGGGCGGCCCCGAGCGCGATCTGGGCCTGGAACGCAGCCGCATCATGTGGCCGTTTGCGACCTATAAGCAGCGCGGCATTCGCCAAGCTTTCGGTACCGACAGCCCTATCACGCCCGTTACCAGCATGAACGTGCTCTACACGGCTATCACGCGCCAGGACCCCAAAAGCCACTGGCCCGAGGGCGGCTGGTTACCGAGCGAGCGCATCGATGCAGCAACAGCCCTGCGCAACTACACCCTGGGCAGCGCGTACGCAGCGGGCGACGAGCAAAACCTCGGCAGCTTGGAGCCCGGCAAGTATGCCGACCTTGTAGTCCTGGACCAAAACCCGCTCACTGTCGATCCACAAGAGCTCCAGGCTACCAAGGTTCAGGCCACCTACCTGGCAGGTAACTTGATTTACGAGCGCTAA